One part of the bacterium genome encodes these proteins:
- a CDS encoding YdaS family helix-turn-helix protein, whose protein sequence is MELPSAGRMLRDWLVSGRKFGRSQKWLAETLGVKQPTVYRWLSGENRPDTTYRLAIQYLTKGKVKLRAWFYPKETRVAYKFKKEENRKAVGGGCA, encoded by the coding sequence ATGGAACTACCTTCCGCAGGAAGAATGCTCAGGGACTGGCTGGTGTCGGGGCGCAAGTTCGGGCGCAGTCAGAAGTGGCTGGCGGAAACGCTGGGTGTCAAGCAGCCGACCGTGTACAGGTGGCTCAGCGGAGAGAACCGCCCGGACACGACGTACAGGCTGGCGATCCAGTATCTGACGAAGGGGAAGGTGAAGCTGCGCGCGTGGTTCTATCCGAAGGAGACGCGGGTCGCGTACAAGTTCAAGAAGGAAGAGAACCGCAAGGCGGTCGGCGGGGGGTGTGCATGA
- a CDS encoding YqaJ viral recombinase family protein, translating to MGLSLAQLKMRRSGITATDISAILGENPWHKPIDVWMDKMGYTPLEKPGGERADMGNAFESAVAQYYKRTQCPTGKHWRIYKPTVTIRSKQCEWALATPDRYVFENDAGVSFISASGLDAMSGKAHHLLEVKLVGPRAMDKWLLRNDEPEVECDADRLPTYVYCQVQWQMFVTEHYKRCDVAAQLGGTSFRVFNIDRDDAFLDHAVKTAERFWARNVVGKATPEPDGSESYKGFLNQTFPDAKVVDLVPAPAEAEQIARSYKDACALKAEADEDRETCSQQLKTIIGSGAGIEGSWGKATWLTSRGQVDYKKLCEALKVPQGTIEKYRGTNRVLRVTMKGEK from the coding sequence ATGGGACTTTCGCTCGCACAGCTCAAGATGCGCCGCTCTGGCATCACGGCAACGGACATCTCCGCCATCCTTGGTGAGAACCCCTGGCACAAGCCCATCGACGTGTGGATGGACAAAATGGGCTACACGCCGCTGGAGAAGCCGGGCGGCGAGCGCGCGGACATGGGCAACGCCTTCGAGTCCGCGGTCGCGCAGTATTACAAGAGGACGCAGTGCCCGACCGGCAAGCACTGGCGCATCTACAAGCCCACGGTCACCATCCGCAGCAAGCAGTGCGAGTGGGCCCTGGCGACCCCGGACAGGTACGTGTTCGAGAACGATGCGGGCGTGTCCTTCATCAGCGCCAGTGGCTTGGATGCCATGAGCGGAAAGGCGCACCATCTTCTTGAGGTGAAGCTCGTCGGTCCGAGAGCCATGGACAAGTGGCTCTTGCGTAATGACGAGCCCGAGGTCGAATGTGACGCGGACCGCCTGCCGACGTACGTCTACTGTCAGGTGCAGTGGCAGATGTTCGTGACGGAGCACTACAAGCGGTGCGACGTTGCTGCGCAGCTTGGGGGCACCAGCTTCCGGGTCTTCAATATCGACAGGGACGACGCGTTCCTGGATCATGCCGTCAAGACAGCGGAACGCTTCTGGGCCCGCAACGTGGTGGGCAAGGCCACCCCCGAGCCTGACGGCAGCGAGTCGTACAAGGGCTTCCTGAACCAAACCTTCCCGGATGCGAAGGTCGTCGATCTCGTGCCCGCTCCAGCAGAAGCGGAGCAGATCGCACGCAGCTACAAGGACGCTTGCGCTCTGAAGGCCGAAGCCGATGAAGATCGTGAGACGTGCTCGCAGCAGCTCAAGACGATCATCGGCAGCGGCGCGGGCATCGAGGGGTCGTGGGGCAAGGCGACGTGGCTTACCTCGCGCGGGCAGGTGGACTACAAGAAGCTCTGCGAAGCGCTCAAGGTGCCGCAGGGGACGATCGAGAAGTACAGGGGCACGAACCGGGTTCTTCGCGTCACGATGAAGGGTGAGAAGTAG
- a CDS encoding exonuclease domain-containing protein, with protein sequence MLGNVLICDVETTGLDPDSDFVIEIAAVGYNVPNHSVVEAFSCVVSSTDDNKAEAINHIPSAILSLSSKWPTDVWNIANAMSIGCDAVLAHNASFDYQWVEKTVAERLYNLPWIDTCDGITWPKQAKPGSSLISLALEHGLAVVDPHRALSDCLLLARLLTRCAELGHDVQAMLARGLRPQTLVQALVSFEERDKAKELGFHWDSANKRWIRRMPLEDCAALPFSVRPV encoded by the coding sequence ATGTTGGGGAACGTCTTGATCTGTGATGTGGAAACGACTGGGTTGGACCCGGACTCGGACTTTGTGATCGAAATCGCCGCGGTCGGCTACAACGTGCCAAACCATAGTGTCGTCGAAGCATTCTCGTGCGTCGTCAGCTCTACCGACGACAACAAGGCCGAGGCGATCAACCATATTCCATCGGCCATCTTGTCGCTCTCCAGTAAGTGGCCAACGGATGTCTGGAACATCGCCAACGCCATGAGCATAGGGTGCGACGCTGTCCTCGCCCACAACGCGTCGTTCGATTACCAGTGGGTGGAGAAGACCGTAGCGGAGAGGCTGTACAATCTCCCCTGGATCGACACCTGCGACGGGATCACGTGGCCCAAGCAGGCCAAGCCCGGCTCCTCGTTGATCTCGCTCGCCCTGGAGCATGGTCTCGCCGTCGTCGATCCTCATCGCGCGCTCTCGGACTGTCTGCTGCTAGCCCGTCTGCTCACGCGTTGTGCCGAACTCGGCCACGACGTTCAGGCAATGCTCGCCAGGGGGCTGCGCCCACAGACGCTCGTGCAGGCGCTGGTGTCCTTCGAGGAGAGAGACAAGGCGAAGGAACTTGGCTTTCACTGGGACAGCGCCAACAAGCGATGGATCCGCCGCATGCCCCTTGAGGATTGCGCCGCCCTGCCATTCTCGGTACGACCAGTCTGA
- a CDS encoding recombinase RecT, protein MTNGNVEQKDSAITLLRKDVESQIERARALIEPALPKSCDFKQLVAKTLVAIQSTPSLADTNAVSIFWCFVHAAELGLSLDVSSQEAHIIPFEDKKHGRGKRAKLITGYRGLVKLALQHPKVLSVHARAVCEKDKFEYDEGSTPFVVHKRFLGSDHPGEVIAAYAVISLQNGGRIVGVMSRFDVDKVRAMSRGSSDPDSPWTKWYDQMAAKTVLRNTLKQSPRSVEAEKALALEDAAEQGVIEPGEEIVVAKRGQPAQGRVSRMRGRVAQQAEAEPTNNGRDEEPPPDDLP, encoded by the coding sequence ATGACCAACGGAAACGTAGAACAGAAGGACTCCGCCATCACGCTCCTGCGCAAGGACGTGGAATCCCAGATCGAGAGGGCGCGGGCGCTCATCGAGCCTGCGCTGCCGAAGTCGTGTGACTTCAAGCAGCTCGTTGCCAAGACGCTGGTGGCCATTCAGAGCACGCCCAGCCTCGCGGACACCAACGCCGTCTCGATCTTCTGGTGCTTCGTGCACGCCGCTGAGCTGGGGCTGTCGCTCGACGTGTCGAGTCAGGAGGCCCACATCATCCCGTTCGAGGACAAGAAGCACGGACGCGGCAAGCGGGCCAAACTCATCACCGGCTACCGCGGCCTCGTCAAGCTCGCCTTGCAGCATCCGAAGGTGCTCAGTGTCCACGCCAGGGCGGTCTGCGAGAAGGACAAGTTCGAGTACGACGAGGGGTCCACTCCGTTCGTTGTGCACAAGAGGTTCCTGGGAAGCGATCATCCCGGTGAGGTGATCGCCGCGTATGCGGTCATCAGCCTCCAGAACGGCGGTAGGATCGTCGGTGTCATGTCCAGGTTCGACGTGGACAAGGTGCGCGCCATGTCCCGCGGGTCGAGCGACCCCGACTCGCCGTGGACGAAGTGGTACGACCAGATGGCGGCGAAGACCGTCCTTCGCAACACCCTGAAGCAGAGCCCCAGGTCAGTCGAGGCGGAGAAGGCTCTCGCGCTCGAAGACGCGGCTGAGCAGGGCGTGATCGAGCCCGGCGAGGAGATCGTCGTGGCCAAGCGCGGCCAGCCAGCCCAGGGACGGGTGAGCAGGATGCGAGGCCGGGTTGCGCAGCAGGCAGAGGCGGAACCGACGAACAACGGTCGCGACGAAGAGCCGCCGCCGGATGATCTGCCGTGA